The Thermococcus peptonophilus genomic sequence CTCCTGGAAGAGCTCGTGCCCGAGGTATGTTATATCGTTGTGACCCGGGACGAGGAGTTTTTGAGGCTTCACGAGCTGGTAGTACTCATAGGCCTTCTCATAGTACCTTTCAATTCCTGCATCCACCATGTCCCCGTTGTGCACCACCAGGTCGGGCTTCAGCCTCTCGTTGATCATCCTGACAACGTTCTCAAGGGTCTTTCTCCTGAAGTAGACCCTGTCAGAGACGTTGCTCTCGCTCATCTGGACTATCCTAAAAAGCCTCCTTCCGGAGGGCACGAATATCTTGGGCTTTACGGGCTTGTGCTCCTTTGCAGCCTCGTCTCCAGTAACGCGTCTTATGGTCACCCTGACCCTGCCGTCGTCGTAGAGCTCTATTATGTTGTAGCTGTTCACGTCGCCCTTCCTAGTCTTCCTGCACGATGTACATCCCGCGTTGTCTATGACTAAGTCCTCAACGCGGTAAACGTTGGGCACGTGCTTGTGGCCGCAGGTGTAGAGGGTAACCCCATGCCGTAGGAGGAGGTCTAAAACATCTCCTGCATTGAACAGGACGTTTCTCTCCCTCCCCGTATCGGGAAGCGGAACGAGGTGGTGGTGGGCAGCGACGATCTTGAACTTCCTGTCTGAATATTCCTCAAGCCTCTCCTTCAGCCAGCGGAACTTGTGGCCGCCTATCCGTCCATCGCTCAGGTCTGGTATCGTCGAGTCTACCCAGATGACGACGCCGTTCCTGAACTCATAGACTCCGTTGAGAGGACCGATAAAGTCCTCAAAGAGTTTGTACCCCACGTTCCTGACGTCGTGGTTGCCCGGCAGAACAACTAGCGGCTTCTGGATTTTCTTGAGCTGATAGGCCGCCTGCTCGTACTCTTCTCGAAGTCCCTGATTGGTGATATCTCCTGTATGGATAACGAAGTCAAAGTTGCCTCGATTGATCTCCTCGACGATGAGGTCGAAGGCGTAGCCCTTAAAGGCTCCCTCATTGGTGATGTGGGTGTCGCTTATGTGGGCTATCCGTATCATACCCATCACTCCGCGGCTATGGCCGTTTCAAGCCTTCTCCTGCTCGCCTCAAGGAGGTCGCTTATCGAGAATATACCCACTATCTTCCCATCCTCCTCGACGAGAATGTGTTTGATGCCCTTCTTTGATAGTATGTCAAGGACTTCACCTACGGAGGCAGTTGAGGGCACGGTTACAAGGTCTTTTGTCATTATCTCCTTTACGGGGGTGGTGTTCGGTAAGCCCGGGATAACGAGCCTCTTGATTATGTCGCCCTTGGTTAGGAACCCCACAACGTTGCCCTCATCATTAACCACGACGAGAGAGCCTATGTCGAACTCGACCATTACTTCCCCTGCCCTCTTCACCGTGTCGTCGGGCCTCACTCCTATCAACTTTTTAGTCATATACACCCTTATGGGCGCCCTAAGGTCCACAGGCATCACCCAGCGAGAAGCGTTCGAGTTTATCTCCGCTTATTGAAATAGCAGTTCCGTTGTTGAGTGTCTTCCA encodes the following:
- a CDS encoding metallophosphoesterase family protein; amino-acid sequence: MIRIAHISDTHITNEGAFKGYAFDLIVEEINRGNFDFVIHTGDITNQGLREEYEQAAYQLKKIQKPLVVLPGNHDVRNVGYKLFEDFIGPLNGVYEFRNGVVIWVDSTIPDLSDGRIGGHKFRWLKERLEEYSDRKFKIVAAHHHLVPLPDTGRERNVLFNAGDVLDLLLRHGVTLYTCGHKHVPNVYRVEDLVIDNAGCTSCRKTRKGDVNSYNIIELYDDGRVRVTIRRVTGDEAAKEHKPVKPKIFVPSGRRLFRIVQMSESNVSDRVYFRRKTLENVVRMINERLKPDLVVHNGDMVDAGIERYYEKAYEYYQLVKPQKLLVPGHNDITYLGHELFQEYFGEPEVLELGDIAIIPVLSAQYETPIGVVGRMGQRKLRNALREYEGKFRIVVMHHNVIPIPRSREIGFLEDAGDVLKVLTDEGTELVLTGHGGNAFGVKIENTPIVNAGSVSWELHRNPFGNSFNLVDIYTNMVVVWEVQSTWGSRKLLGIWKRKKT
- a CDS encoding CBS domain-containing protein, which codes for MDLRAPIRVYMTKKLIGVRPDDTVKRAGEVMVEFDIGSLVVVNDEGNVVGFLTKGDIIKRLVIPGLPNTTPVKEIMTKDLVTVPSTASVGEVLDILSKKGIKHILVEEDGKIVGIFSISDLLEASRRRLETAIAAE